The Spirochaetota bacterium genome includes a region encoding these proteins:
- the recJ gene encoding single-stranded-DNA-specific exonuclease RecJ: protein MKDHWRYTDPDPELVRSFSEFFSIDETMAGLLAARGVTSIHEAHEYLNPRISSLESPFRMKGMYEAVARIRRAVESAETIGIFADSDIDGLTSLAILIRLLEKIGHRVMPPPRRYPAGDDDYGLTREVADGLAAEGVTLLVTLDSGIRDIEEIRYAKSSGMDVIVCDHHEQGGELPDAIIVNPKQKGCPYPFKELAGVGVAFRLCHAVLASYLQRHNRTYLVCAAEGPGVYSTMVRNRIAEETRFHATPGEMAAAGLPPFDEAFVFGSPEEVERIRGLFPGTVVRDLIETERGSRDAAPGAGRGSMDICDSPLAHALALYNAHEYASSSKLAAFLESVTDLVALGTIADIVPLRGENRTLVSAGLEAFSTTTHRGLQVLKNMSWPPGSRDTGKKAPQPLRAKHVAWNIAPLLNTPGRFGQGRLTADFFLETDEARLAAVIADIMKLNEERRVLLTGLCDDFRARVEQGKFLAGESLIFVDEGEIPDGMCGLVASRLADAFGKAVITISGRVRNGLVKGSGRVNGSFNFFERVEPHGALFERLGGHAQAFGFSARPDSLPEIRDRIARSLGGFRESEALRGLHIDAELSLDAVTAKLVRDLALFEPYGHMSEEPLFLTRNVEVDFRSFGGKGTHGKFLFPHNPGIEAVGWGMAERMKEAAGGPIDLVYRLELNEYGGRSNPRMLIVDFDARARP, encoded by the coding sequence ATGAAAGACCACTGGCGCTACACGGACCCGGACCCGGAGCTTGTCCGCTCGTTTTCGGAGTTTTTCTCGATCGACGAGACCATGGCGGGACTGCTCGCGGCGCGCGGCGTCACGAGCATCCACGAGGCGCACGAATACCTGAATCCCCGCATAAGCTCCCTTGAAAGCCCGTTTAGAATGAAGGGAATGTACGAGGCTGTCGCGCGCATCCGGCGTGCCGTCGAATCGGCGGAGACGATCGGCATTTTTGCCGACTCGGACATAGACGGCCTCACCTCGCTCGCGATACTGATACGCCTGCTGGAAAAGATCGGGCATCGCGTGATGCCGCCGCCGCGGCGCTATCCCGCCGGGGACGACGACTACGGTCTCACGAGGGAGGTGGCCGACGGGCTCGCCGCGGAGGGCGTCACGCTTCTCGTGACCCTGGATTCGGGGATACGCGACATCGAAGAGATACGTTATGCGAAATCCAGTGGCATGGACGTCATCGTGTGCGATCACCACGAGCAGGGCGGGGAGCTCCCGGACGCCATAATCGTGAACCCGAAGCAGAAGGGGTGTCCTTACCCCTTCAAGGAGCTCGCCGGGGTCGGGGTTGCGTTCAGGCTCTGCCACGCGGTGCTCGCGAGCTACCTACAGAGGCATAATCGGACCTACCTTGTGTGCGCCGCGGAAGGCCCGGGCGTATATTCGACCATGGTAAGGAACCGTATCGCGGAGGAGACGCGCTTCCATGCGACCCCCGGTGAAATGGCCGCCGCGGGTTTGCCGCCGTTCGACGAGGCGTTCGTGTTCGGTTCGCCGGAGGAGGTGGAGCGCATCCGGGGGCTCTTCCCCGGGACGGTGGTGCGCGATCTCATCGAAACCGAGCGCGGGTCTCGCGACGCAGCGCCCGGTGCGGGCCGGGGGTCCATGGATATCTGCGATTCCCCGCTCGCGCACGCCCTGGCGCTCTATAACGCCCACGAGTACGCCTCGTCCTCGAAGCTTGCCGCGTTCCTTGAGTCGGTGACCGACCTCGTGGCGCTGGGGACCATAGCGGACATCGTCCCGCTGCGCGGGGAAAACCGCACCCTGGTGAGCGCGGGACTGGAGGCCTTTTCCACCACGACGCACCGGGGACTCCAGGTGCTCAAGAACATGTCATGGCCGCCCGGTTCCCGGGACACGGGAAAGAAGGCGCCGCAGCCCCTCAGGGCGAAACACGTGGCGTGGAACATAGCCCCGCTGCTCAATACGCCCGGGAGATTCGGGCAGGGAAGGCTCACCGCCGATTTTTTCCTCGAGACGGACGAGGCCAGGCTCGCCGCGGTGATTGCCGACATCATGAAGCTGAACGAGGAGCGGCGCGTGCTTCTCACGGGACTGTGCGACGACTTCCGCGCGCGGGTGGAGCAGGGGAAATTCCTGGCGGGGGAATCCCTCATCTTCGTCGACGAAGGGGAGATCCCCGACGGAATGTGCGGTCTCGTGGCGAGCCGCCTCGCGGACGCGTTCGGCAAGGCGGTGATCACGATATCCGGCAGGGTCAGGAACGGGCTCGTGAAGGGATCGGGGCGCGTGAACGGCAGCTTCAACTTTTTCGAGCGGGTGGAGCCCCACGGCGCGCTCTTCGAGCGCCTGGGGGGGCACGCGCAGGCGTTCGGGTTTTCGGCGAGGCCCGATTCGCTGCCCGAGATTCGCGACCGGATCGCACGGAGCCTCGGGGGCTTCAGGGAATCCGAGGCGCTTCGGGGGCTGCATATCGACGCGGAGCTGTCCCTGGACGCGGTCACCGCGAAGCTCGTGCGCGATCTCGCGCTTTTCGAGCCTTACGGCCACATGAGCGAGGAGCCGCTTTTCCTCACCAGGAATGTCGAGGTCGATTTCCGCTCCTTTGGCGGGAAGGGGACGCACGGGAAATTCCTGTTCCCGCACAATCCGGGAATCGAAGCGGTCGGGTGGGGGATGGCGGAACGGATGAAGGAGGCGGCCGGGGGCCCGATAGACCTGGTGTATCGCCTGGAACTCAATGAATACGGGGGCCGGTCCAACCCGCGCATGCTCATCGTGGATTTTGACGCGCGGGCGCGGCCCTGA
- a CDS encoding 2-C-methyl-D-erythritol 2,4-cyclodiphosphate synthase, whose translation MNIRVGIGYDAHAFADNRPLYLGGTLIDFPRGLAGHSDADVLIHAIIDALLGAAGLGDIGHLFPDSSAEFKNIRSTVLLERVSDALTAAGVRILNIDSVVVCESPKIAPHRERMKDALSRSLGGLAVSAIGIKGKTTEGLGFTGRGEGITAHAIALVSLDGADAPPK comes from the coding sequence ATGAACATCCGGGTGGGGATCGGCTATGATGCGCACGCGTTCGCCGATAACCGCCCGCTCTACCTGGGCGGGACACTCATCGACTTCCCCCGGGGCCTCGCCGGGCATTCCGACGCCGACGTACTCATACATGCGATCATAGACGCCCTCCTGGGCGCCGCGGGACTGGGCGATATCGGGCATCTGTTTCCCGACTCGTCCGCCGAATTCAAAAACATCCGCAGCACCGTTCTCCTCGAGCGGGTGTCCGATGCGCTTACCGCCGCCGGGGTGCGCATCCTCAATATCGATTCCGTCGTCGTATGCGAGTCGCCTAAAATCGCCCCCCACCGGGAGCGCATGAAGGACGCGCTCTCGAGATCGCTGGGAGGACTGGCGGTATCGGCGATCGGGATCAAGGGCAAGACCACCGAGGGTCTCGGGTTCACGGGAAGGGGCGAGGGAATCACCGCGCATGCGATAGCGCTCGTGAGCCTTGACGGCGCCGATGCGCCCCCCAAATAA
- a CDS encoding anti-sigma factor antagonist, protein MNIEIKDQDGQVNVVVNGDIEMMTIKEFKEKLLNIGQTVDKDIELDLSNVEYIDSSGIGVLVSLLKLQKKKGKTLKIRKMSSKVMNVLKLSSLSDMFEF, encoded by the coding sequence ATGAATATTGAGATTAAAGACCAGGACGGACAGGTCAACGTCGTAGTAAACGGCGATATCGAGATGATGACGATCAAGGAATTCAAGGAGAAGCTTCTCAATATCGGGCAAACGGTCGACAAGGATATCGAGCTCGATCTTTCGAACGTCGAATATATCGACTCCTCGGGCATAGGCGTGCTGGTAAGCTTATTGAAGCTGCAGAAGAAAAAAGGCAAGACGCTCAAAATCCGCAAGATGAGCTCCAAGGTCATGAACGTACTCAAGCTCTCCTCCCTCTCCGACATGTTCGAGTTCTAA
- a CDS encoding sigma-70 family RNA polymerase sigma factor: MSDSHDIQVLDRVLAGDTEAFAGIIEKYQSMVYRYAYSRVHNRDEASDITQEIFMMVLESLSTFRRESKFSTWFYSIMVNYCRNYRKKAVRYAALSLARGEGEDEFEIQIADERQNPEAEVITNDSLRIVKEELYALPDDYREILILRDIEGMAYNEIEKVLGINLSNVKVRIHRGRELLKKRLGARGVL; encoded by the coding sequence ATGTCAGATTCCCATGATATCCAGGTGCTCGACAGGGTCCTCGCGGGCGATACCGAGGCCTTTGCCGGGATCATCGAGAAGTATCAGTCGATGGTGTACCGATATGCATATTCCAGGGTGCACAACCGCGATGAGGCCAGCGATATCACGCAGGAGATTTTCATGATGGTTCTTGAATCCCTATCGACGTTCCGGCGGGAGTCGAAGTTTTCGACATGGTTTTACAGCATCATGGTGAACTATTGCCGGAATTACCGGAAAAAGGCGGTACGGTATGCGGCGCTCTCGCTCGCGCGGGGAGAGGGCGAGGACGAGTTCGAGATCCAGATCGCCGACGAGCGGCAGAATCCCGAGGCGGAGGTCATCACCAACGATTCCCTGCGCATTGTAAAGGAGGAGCTGTACGCCCTTCCCGACGACTACCGCGAGATTCTCATCCTCCGGGATATAGAGGGGATGGCGTATAATGAAATCGAAAAGGTCCTGGGCATAAACCTGTCGAACGTAAAGGTAAGGATTCACCGGGGCAGGGAACTGCTTAAAAAGCGCCTTGGCGCGCGGGGGGTGTTATGA
- a CDS encoding zf-HC2 domain-containing protein, producing the protein MNKEHIPFDVLSEMHDHLLTHGEEERVRAHLRVCAECRGEFEGIGRMIAMVSSLYRLHPVGERDLLRASMRRVRRRQRMYALKRFIPTSAVAAVIILALSVDHISMKQEQAPRDLAIRQPREGARQDFPRFEVRELSGAYDSMRTLSMLKRNNARIITVSDSAIEGEMPANGFEEVAREIHRTRYYGGPSVSMSRSAKMGAGKEAADEKRKDKAMEESKMDAPAPEVEKPKGTMVRFRINIQSQ; encoded by the coding sequence ATGAACAAAGAACATATACCCTTTGACGTTCTTTCGGAGATGCACGACCATCTTCTCACCCACGGGGAAGAGGAGCGGGTTCGCGCGCACCTGCGCGTGTGCGCGGAGTGCCGTGGGGAGTTCGAGGGGATAGGGCGCATGATCGCGATGGTCTCGTCCCTGTACCGCCTGCACCCGGTGGGGGAGCGCGATCTCCTGCGCGCGTCCATGAGGCGCGTCCGGCGAAGGCAGAGAATGTACGCCCTCAAGCGCTTCATCCCCACCTCCGCAGTGGCCGCGGTGATCATACTCGCCCTGAGCGTGGACCATATCAGCATGAAACAGGAACAAGCCCCCAGGGACCTCGCGATCAGGCAGCCCCGCGAGGGAGCACGGCAGGATTTCCCGCGGTTCGAGGTCCGCGAACTTTCGGGGGCCTATGATTCCATGCGGACGCTTTCCATGCTGAAAAGGAACAATGCGCGCATAATAACCGTTTCGGATTCCGCGATCGAGGGGGAAATGCCCGCGAACGGATTCGAGGAAGTCGCCCGTGAAATTCATCGCACGCGCTATTACGGCGGGCCTTCGGTGTCAATGAGCAGGAGCGCGAAGATGGGGGCGGGAAAGGAAGCCGCCGACGAGAAGAGAAAGGACAAGGCTATGGAGGAATCCAAGATGGATGCCCCTGCGCCCGAGGTTGAAAAGCCCAAGGGCACCATGGTCAGGTTCAGGATCAATATCCAGTCGCAGTAA
- a CDS encoding ribonuclease HI family protein, translating into MLLSIDKVLQLLAEGKTTQKIAEIANVDNDDVVRIIEDARALLDMHDKARVRKKVIFKKRPHIDADAPAELPGAEEEENALLRDIFEGAELSAVPFESQLVINADGASRGNPGPSGIGIVICDGDDRQVGKVSAYIGENTNNFAEYSAIIRAMKIGLYYKARALRIRTDSELVVKQIKGEYKVNNENIRPLYEEAVRLKKLIGNCKIEHVTRNYNDKADFLAKKAASSGGAERR; encoded by the coding sequence ATGCTGTTAAGTATAGACAAGGTCCTGCAGCTCCTCGCGGAGGGCAAGACGACCCAGAAGATCGCCGAAATCGCGAACGTTGATAACGACGATGTGGTGAGGATCATCGAAGACGCGCGCGCGCTCCTGGACATGCACGACAAGGCGCGCGTGCGCAAAAAGGTGATATTCAAGAAACGCCCGCATATCGACGCGGATGCACCGGCTGAGCTACCCGGCGCGGAAGAGGAAGAGAACGCGCTGCTCAGGGATATCTTCGAGGGCGCCGAGCTCTCGGCGGTGCCGTTCGAGTCGCAGCTCGTCATAAACGCGGACGGCGCGTCCCGCGGGAACCCGGGCCCCTCGGGGATCGGGATCGTCATCTGCGACGGCGACGACCGCCAGGTGGGCAAGGTTTCCGCCTATATCGGCGAAAACACCAACAATTTCGCCGAGTACTCCGCCATAATCCGGGCGATGAAGATCGGCCTGTACTACAAGGCGCGCGCCCTGAGAATCCGCACCGATTCCGAGCTGGTCGTGAAACAGATCAAGGGCGAGTACAAGGTAAACAACGAGAATATCCGGCCCCTTTACGAGGAGGCGGTACGGCTCAAAAAACTGATCGGGAACTGCAAGATCGAACACGTTACCCGCAACTATAACGACAAGGCCGATTTCCTGGCGAAAAAGGCCGCCTCGTCCGGCGGCGCCGAGCGGCGCTGA
- a CDS encoding tyrosine--tRNA ligase yields MIKNDIELLVRGAEEIIPLDEFQKKLERSEREQKPLIVKAGFDPTAPDIHLGHAVLLRKMRHFQQMGHTVIFLIGDFTGMIGDPSGRSVTRKPLTREQVLENAETYKRQVYKILDREKTKVVFNSEWCSPMTFTDVLGLTAKYNVARMLERDDFANRHKAGVPITILEFMYPLVQGYDSVALKADIELGGTDQKFNLLVGRDLQREYGQEPQVIMTVPLLVGTDGVQKMSKSLGNYIGINESPREIFGKAMSISDDIMFPYFRLVTDVPMAEVEALEKAVKDASMHPRDAKVRLAKEICAEYYDRDSADRAEAEFNKIFVKKDLPDEIEDFVVPADEIKEGKIWIVKALVLAKLAQSSGEARRLIKGGGVYVDGDKVASEEHGLAMPGEYIVKVGKRRFVRVKGS; encoded by the coding sequence ATGATCAAGAACGATATCGAGCTCCTTGTCCGCGGCGCGGAGGAAATCATCCCGCTGGACGAGTTCCAAAAAAAGCTTGAGCGCTCGGAGAGGGAGCAGAAGCCGCTCATCGTCAAGGCCGGCTTCGATCCCACGGCGCCCGACATCCACCTGGGACACGCGGTCCTATTGCGCAAGATGCGGCACTTCCAGCAGATGGGCCACACGGTGATCTTCCTCATAGGCGACTTCACCGGCATGATAGGCGACCCCTCGGGCCGCTCGGTGACGCGCAAGCCCCTCACCCGCGAACAGGTCCTGGAAAACGCCGAGACCTACAAGCGCCAGGTGTACAAGATACTGGACAGGGAGAAGACGAAAGTCGTTTTCAATTCCGAGTGGTGCTCCCCCATGACCTTCACCGACGTGCTGGGACTTACCGCCAAATATAACGTCGCCCGGATGCTCGAACGCGACGATTTCGCGAACCGCCACAAGGCCGGGGTGCCCATCACCATCCTCGAATTCATGTACCCGCTGGTTCAGGGATACGATTCGGTCGCGCTCAAGGCGGATATCGAGCTTGGGGGGACGGACCAGAAGTTCAACCTGCTCGTGGGGCGCGATCTGCAGAGGGAATACGGGCAGGAGCCCCAGGTGATCATGACGGTTCCCCTTCTCGTGGGCACCGACGGCGTGCAGAAGATGAGCAAATCCCTGGGCAATTATATCGGCATCAACGAATCGCCCCGGGAGATATTCGGCAAGGCCATGTCGATATCGGACGACATCATGTTCCCCTACTTCCGGCTGGTGACCGACGTGCCCATGGCCGAGGTGGAGGCGCTGGAAAAGGCCGTGAAGGACGCCTCGATGCATCCCCGGGACGCCAAGGTCAGGCTCGCGAAGGAGATATGCGCCGAATACTACGACCGGGACTCGGCCGATCGCGCGGAGGCCGAATTCAACAAGATATTCGTCAAAAAGGACCTTCCCGATGAGATAGAGGATTTCGTAGTGCCCGCGGACGAGATCAAGGAAGGAAAAATCTGGATCGTGAAGGCGCTGGTCCTCGCGAAGCTCGCCCAGTCGAGCGGAGAGGCGCGCAGGCTCATCAAGGGCGGGGGCGTGTACGTGGACGGGGACAAGGTGGCCTCCGAGGAGCACGGGCTTGCCATGCCGGGTGAATATATCGTTAAAGTCGGAAAAAGAAGGTTCGTGAGGGTAAAGGGCTCCTAG